Within the Quadrisphaera sp. RL12-1S genome, the region GGTCGCCACCACCGCCATGCCGTTCATGACGGTGGTGGTGAGCAGCTGCACCTCGAGGGGCGTGAGGCCGGGGTGGCGCTGGCGCAGGCGCACGGCCGCCCCGGCGCCGAAGCGGTGCATCGCCTGCTGGCGCACCCGCTCGGCGGCGGCCTCGCGCCCCGGGGCCGACAGGGTGCGGCCCAGCCAGCTGAGCGCGGTGGCGACCTCGGGGGTGGTGAGCGTGGCCTGGAGGTCGTCCAGCGGGCTCGGCCCGGGGGCCGCCGCGCCCAGGTCCAGCTCGACGGCGGAGATGGCGCGCTCCAGCTCGGCCTCGACGCAGGCGACCACGGCGTCCTCGAGGTGGTCGAAGTGGTTGAAGACGGTCCGGCGGGAGACGTCGGCGCGCGCGGCGAGGTCGTCGGTGGTGAAGCCGGCGGCGCCGCGCTCGTCCACCAGCTCGCGCGCGGCGGCGACGATGGCCGCGCGGTGCCGCGCCTTCAGCGCGGCCCGGCGGTCGGGGGCGGCGAGGTCCACCACCCCATCATGCACTCAGTGCAACGTTGCGCTCGGTGCACCGGGTGTGGCGTCGGCGACACCGGCACCGCGCAGCAGGCTCGCGTCACCCCGCGCCAGCACGAGCTCGTCCAGCTGGTCGGCCGGCAGGGCCCGGCTCCACAGCCAGCCCTGGGCCAGGTCCGCGCCGGCGGCGCGCACAGCGGCCTCGTGCTCGGAGGTCTCCACGCCCTCCGCCGTGACCAGGGCGCCCACGGCGTGCCCGGCGCGGACCGCGAGCGCCAGCAGCTCCGCGGCACCCGGCTCGGAGGACACCACCAGCGACCTGTCGATCTTCAGAACATCGCAGGGGAGCCGCTTGAGCTGGCCCACCGAGGTGTAGCCGGTGCCGAAGTCGTCGATGGCCACCTGCACGCCGAGGTCGCGGATGGCCTGCAGGTGCTCCACGGACGGGCCCTGCTCCACGACGTCGGTCTCGGTGACCTCCACGACCAGGCGGCCGGGCGGGACGCCCGCGGCGGCCAGCGCCGCGGCGACGTCCTCGACCGAGGAGGGGGAGGCGAGGTGGCGCGGGGCGAGGTTGACGCCGATGATCGGCCCGTCGTCGCCCCGCGCCCGCGCCCAGGCCGCCTGCTGGGCGACAGCGGTGCGCAGCACCCACCGGCCGAGGTCGCACACGAGGTCGGAGCGCTCCGCCAGGGGCACGAAGACGTCCGGTACCAGCGGGCCCCGCTGCGGGTGGTCCCACCGCACCAGGGCCTCCAGGCCGTCGGCCGCGCCGCGTGCCAGGTCCACCACCGGCTGGTAGTGCAGCTGCAGCTGGTCGGCCGCCAGGGCGGCGCGCAGGTCTGCCTCGAGGGCGGCGCGCTCGGCCACCTCGCGGCGCAGCTCCTCACCGAACAGCACGGCCTGGCCGCGCCCTGCGGCCTTGGCGCGGTAGGCGGCGGTGTCCGCCTCGTGGAGCAGGGCGTCCGCGTCGGCCTGCCCGTCCGGGCTCCACGCGGCCCCGACGCTGGCGCCGACCGCCACCGCCCGCCCGTCGGCGGTCATGGGGGCCGACAGGTGCTGCACCAGCCGCCGGGCGAGCGCCATGACGTCGTCCTCGCCCTGCGCACTGGTCAGCACCACCACGAACTCGTCACCCCCCAGCCGCCCCACCACGTCGGTGGAGCGCACGCAGGAGGCGATCCGCCCGGCGACGGTGCGCAGCACCTCGTCGCCGGCGCGGTGCCCGTGGGTGTCGTTGACGCGCTTGAAGCCGTCCAGGTCCACGAAGAGCACCCCCGCCCCGCGGTGCTCCCGGCGGGCGGCGCGCAGGGCGGTGCCCAGGCGCGCCCGGCTGGTGGCGCGGTTGGCCAGGCCCGTCAGCGGGTCGTGCGCCGCCTGCCGCTCCAGGGTGCGGGTGAGGCCCTCGAGCGCCTGCACGGACCTGCCGGCGGCGCGGACGGCCTCGGCGGTCCGCGCCACCACCAGCACCGCCAGGAGCGCGCCCGCCACCACCACGGCCCAGACGAGCCAGCTGCTCGCCCACCCCTGGCCGCCGCCGGGTGCGGGCTCGGTGCGAGGCCGGAGGAGCAGCAGCGCGAGCACCGCCGAGGGCAGGCCCATCGCCGCGGTGAGGACCACCCCGGACGACAGGCCCATCGCCACGGGCTCCGCCTCCGCGTCGCCCTGGTCGGGGTCGGGGTGCAGGGCGGCGGACGCCCAGAGCAGGTTGCCGACGAGCGTGCCGGCCGCCAGCACGGAGGCGTAGGGGTTGTGGTTCCCCCACAGCAGCCAGGTGGCGTCGCAGGCGAGGACGACGACGACGGCGGCCGCCCCCAGGCGCGGTCCGGCGCTGCGCCACCGGGTGGCTGACAGGAGCAC harbors:
- a CDS encoding TetR/AcrR family transcriptional regulator; this encodes MDLAAPDRRAALKARHRAAIVAAARELVDERGAAGFTTDDLAARADVSRRTVFNHFDHLEDAVVACVEAELERAISAVELDLGAAAPGPSPLDDLQATLTTPEVATALSWLGRTLSAPGREAAAERVRQQAMHRFGAGAAVRLRQRHPGLTPLEVQLLTTTVMNGMAVVATTWLEETSGSLDPVGRRRLEELLELLFDAVRHGFGRLGAHPRTDPTTDLTTDPTEGS
- a CDS encoding putative bifunctional diguanylate cyclase/phosphodiesterase, whose translation is MLLTRDAGERHWRPRVLEGGIAAVALALLCCAAVVGPALDSQHRVAADHALGVSYLIGDVVLVSQAVVLLSATRWRSAGPRLGAAAVVVVLACDATWLLWGNHNPYASVLAAGTLVGNLLWASAALHPDPDQGDAEAEPVAMGLSSGVVLTAAMGLPSAVLALLLLRPRTEPAPGGGQGWASSWLVWAVVVAGALLAVLVVARTAEAVRAAGRSVQALEGLTRTLERQAAHDPLTGLANRATSRARLGTALRAARREHRGAGVLFVDLDGFKRVNDTHGHRAGDEVLRTVAGRIASCVRSTDVVGRLGGDEFVVVLTSAQGEDDVMALARRLVQHLSAPMTADGRAVAVGASVGAAWSPDGQADADALLHEADTAAYRAKAAGRGQAVLFGEELRREVAERAALEADLRAALAADQLQLHYQPVVDLARGAADGLEALVRWDHPQRGPLVPDVFVPLAERSDLVCDLGRWVLRTAVAQQAAWARARGDDGPIIGVNLAPRHLASPSSVEDVAAALAAAGVPPGRLVVEVTETDVVEQGPSVEHLQAIRDLGVQVAIDDFGTGYTSVGQLKRLPCDVLKIDRSLVVSSEPGAAELLALAVRAGHAVGALVTAEGVETSEHEAAVRAAGADLAQGWLWSRALPADQLDELVLARGDASLLRGAGVADATPGAPSATLH